One segment of Rhodanobacteraceae bacterium DNA contains the following:
- a CDS encoding Kef family K(+) transporter, translating to MPHDVSLIATVAAGFGLAMIFGYIAVRLHMPPLVGYLLAGILIGPATPGFVGDVGLAGQLAEIGVMLLMFGVGLHFSLDDLMAVRRIAVPGALVQILVATLMGMGVAISWGWSVGGALVFGLCLSVASTVVLLKALESKGLLKSVNGQIAVGWLVVEDLVMVLVLVLLPAMAGLLAEAGASSTAELPKGDVWQTIGLTLAKVSAFIALMLVVGKRLLPKLLWFVARTGSRELFTLAVVSAAVGVAFGAAKLFEVSFALGAFFAGMMLRESEFSHRAADESLPLRDAFAVLFFVSVGMLFDPAVVLAEPLKLMLVVAIILFGKTIAAVGLVLLFRYPLNTALTVGASLAQIGEFSFILAGLGVALGLMPVEGQSLVLAAALVSIAANSALFAAIEPLQRWVRRHSAVARRLEQSDDPLAQLPMSTEEALLTGQVVLVGYGRVGRFIARQLRAQGIAYVVADQNRERVEALREQGVPAVCGDATTPEVLVQAHVARAAMLIVAIPDLIEVRRMVETARLLNPGIAVVLRTHSEEEARLLREEQMGAVFVGEEELANGMAGYAMARIGGGSRIGA from the coding sequence ATGCCCCATGACGTCAGCCTGATCGCCACCGTCGCTGCCGGCTTCGGCCTGGCGATGATCTTCGGGTACATCGCGGTGCGCCTGCACATGCCACCGCTGGTGGGCTACCTGCTGGCGGGCATCCTGATCGGGCCGGCGACACCCGGTTTCGTGGGTGACGTGGGCCTCGCTGGCCAGCTCGCCGAGATCGGCGTGATGCTGCTGATGTTCGGCGTCGGCCTGCATTTCTCGCTCGACGACCTGATGGCAGTGCGGCGGATCGCGGTGCCCGGTGCGCTGGTGCAGATCTTGGTGGCGACCCTGATGGGCATGGGCGTTGCGATCTCCTGGGGCTGGAGCGTCGGCGGCGCGCTGGTGTTCGGCCTGTGCCTGTCGGTGGCCAGCACTGTGGTGCTGCTCAAGGCACTGGAATCGAAAGGTCTGCTGAAGTCGGTCAACGGCCAGATCGCGGTCGGCTGGCTGGTGGTCGAGGACCTGGTCATGGTGCTGGTGCTGGTGCTGCTTCCCGCCATGGCAGGCTTGCTCGCGGAGGCGGGGGCCTCCAGCACCGCCGAACTGCCCAAGGGCGATGTGTGGCAGACCATCGGCCTGACCCTGGCCAAGGTCAGTGCGTTCATCGCGCTGATGCTGGTTGTCGGCAAGCGCTTGTTGCCCAAGCTGCTGTGGTTTGTGGCGCGCACTGGCTCGCGGGAACTGTTCACGCTGGCGGTGGTGTCGGCGGCCGTCGGGGTCGCCTTCGGTGCCGCCAAGCTGTTCGAGGTCTCGTTCGCGCTGGGTGCCTTCTTCGCCGGCATGATGCTGCGCGAGTCCGAGTTCAGCCATCGCGCTGCCGACGAGAGCCTGCCGCTGCGCGATGCCTTCGCGGTGCTGTTCTTCGTTTCGGTCGGCATGCTGTTCGACCCGGCCGTGGTGCTGGCCGAGCCGCTGAAGCTGATGCTGGTGGTCGCGATCATCTTGTTCGGCAAGACCATCGCGGCGGTTGGCCTGGTCCTGCTGTTCCGCTACCCGCTGAACACTGCGCTGACGGTGGGCGCCAGCCTGGCGCAGATCGGCGAGTTCTCCTTCATCCTCGCCGGGCTTGGTGTCGCGCTGGGGCTGATGCCGGTGGAAGGCCAGAGCCTGGTGCTGGCGGCAGCCCTGGTCTCGATCGCGGCCAACTCGGCATTGTTCGCGGCCATCGAACCGCTGCAGCGATGGGTCCGCCGGCATTCGGCCGTGGCGCGCCGGCTTGAGCAGAGCGACGATCCGCTGGCGCAGTTGCCGATGAGCACCGAAGAGGCTTTGCTGACCGGGCAGGTGGTGCTGGTGGGCTACGGCCGAGTCGGACGCTTCATCGCGCGCCAGCTGCGGGCACAGGGGATCGCCTACGTGGTGGCTGACCAGAACCGCGAGCGCGTCGAAGCCTTGCGCGAGCAGGGCGTGCCGGCAGTCTGCGGCGACGCGACCACGCCCGAGGTGCTGGTGCAGGCGCATGTCGCGCGCGCCGCGATGCTGATCGTCGCCATCCCGGACCTGATCGAGGTCCGCCGCATGGTCGAGACCGCGCGGCTGCTGAATCCGGGCATTGCCGTGGTCTTGCGCACCCACAGCGAGGAAGAGGCCCGGTTGCTGCGCGAGGAGCAGATGGGCGCCGTGTTCGTCGGTGAGGAGGAGCTGGCCAATGGCATGGCGGGCTATGCGATGGCGCGGATCGGCGGCGGGTCACGCATCGGTGCTTGA
- a CDS encoding SDR family oxidoreductase: MKTAFLTGASGGVARALAHRLREQGWRLVLVSRDTSRLDPGEHDVLIQTDVSTPGGAEAAFALAVDRTGRVPDAVVNCAGSTLIAPLGRVTAEAFRNCMAANVDTAFFTVQAYTKALAAAGNRPGSIVLFSSVVAGLGVSNHAAIATAKGAIEALVRSIAADFSHLGVRINAVAPGLMRSPMTERMLVSERSQQSVAAQYPLGHYGDSADGAAVAAWLLGPDARWITGEVIHLDGGFSAVRPTVRSGSV; encoded by the coding sequence ATGAAGACCGCATTCCTGACCGGCGCCAGCGGTGGCGTGGCCCGCGCGCTGGCGCACCGCTTGCGTGAGCAGGGCTGGCGCCTGGTGCTGGTCAGCCGCGACACCTCGCGCCTGGACCCGGGCGAGCACGACGTGCTGATTCAGACGGATGTTTCCACGCCCGGCGGCGCCGAGGCGGCCTTCGCGCTGGCGGTGGACCGCACCGGCCGGGTGCCCGATGCAGTGGTCAACTGCGCCGGCAGTACGCTGATTGCGCCGCTCGGGCGAGTCACCGCCGAGGCCTTCCGCAACTGCATGGCGGCCAATGTCGACACAGCATTCTTCACCGTGCAGGCCTACACCAAGGCGCTCGCGGCGGCCGGAAACCGGCCGGGCTCCATTGTCCTGTTCAGTTCCGTGGTGGCGGGCCTCGGGGTCAGCAATCACGCGGCCATCGCCACCGCCAAGGGCGCCATCGAGGCGCTGGTGCGCTCGATCGCGGCTGATTTCTCGCACCTGGGCGTGCGTATCAATGCGGTGGCGCCCGGTCTGATGCGCTCTCCGATGACCGAGCGGATGCTGGTCAGCGAGCGCAGCCAGCAGAGCGTCGCGGCGCAGTATCCGCTGGGTCATTATGGCGATTCGGCCGATGGCGCTGCCGTCGCTGCGTGGTTGCTCGGGCCGGATGCACGCTGGATCACCGGCGAGGTGATTCACCTGGACGGCGGCTTCAGCGCGGTGCGCCCCACCGTGCGCAGCGGATCCGTCTGA
- a CDS encoding DUF4105 domain-containing protein yields the protein MTAVLRLLLALCCVWLAPARAQEVVAPALPEVSLVTVEPGELYWQRFGHNAILLRDPVGGRSISYNFGYFDFAQEDFLLRFLRGKMLYQAVALDGEADIAGYLADGRRVWVQRLNLAPEAVAKLAAHLELHVLPEHRDYRYDYYTINCSTKVRDALDLALDGALERATSHRSRGWSWRRYTRALARDVWWMYFGTDLLLGQPVDRPLSMWEEAFIPAELMRHVAELKLADGQPLVADTEVLPAGASAEPQALEAPDWRAGFAAAGLGLAGLLVLFARLAERGGAARWPLALTGGTLALVLGTCGWLIAGLWLGTDHAAAWRNQNLLLASPLWWLSLPGWWLLATRDHLAGGIARLALLSAWIALAGIALGAFLKVFRSFDQGNIEWLLLLGPTVLAMRHVLARRCQGRVPAR from the coding sequence GTGACCGCGGTCCTGCGTCTGCTGCTGGCGCTGTGCTGCGTCTGGCTGGCGCCGGCGCGCGCGCAGGAAGTGGTGGCGCCGGCGCTGCCCGAGGTCAGCCTGGTGACGGTCGAACCGGGTGAGCTCTACTGGCAGCGCTTCGGCCACAACGCGATCCTGCTGCGCGACCCGGTGGGCGGGCGCAGCATCAGCTACAACTTCGGCTATTTCGACTTCGCGCAGGAGGATTTCCTGCTGCGTTTCCTGCGCGGGAAGATGCTGTACCAGGCAGTCGCGCTGGACGGCGAGGCCGACATCGCCGGCTACCTGGCCGATGGCCGTCGCGTCTGGGTGCAGCGCCTGAACCTGGCGCCCGAGGCTGTGGCGAAGCTGGCCGCGCATCTGGAGCTGCATGTGCTCCCGGAGCATCGCGATTACCGCTACGACTACTACACGATCAACTGTTCGACCAAGGTGCGCGATGCACTCGACCTGGCGCTGGACGGCGCGCTGGAACGCGCGACCTCGCACCGCTCGCGCGGTTGGAGCTGGCGCCGCTACACCCGGGCGTTGGCGCGCGATGTCTGGTGGATGTACTTCGGCACCGACCTGCTGCTCGGGCAGCCGGTGGATCGGCCGCTGTCGATGTGGGAAGAGGCTTTCATCCCGGCTGAGCTGATGCGCCATGTGGCCGAGCTGAAATTGGCCGACGGCCAGCCGCTGGTGGCTGACACCGAAGTGCTGCCCGCAGGCGCCAGCGCCGAGCCGCAGGCCCTGGAGGCACCGGACTGGCGTGCCGGCTTCGCGGCCGCGGGCCTGGGGCTGGCCGGCCTGCTGGTGCTGTTCGCGCGCCTTGCGGAGCGCGGCGGCGCGGCACGCTGGCCGCTGGCGCTGACCGGCGGCACGCTGGCATTGGTGCTTGGTACCTGCGGCTGGCTGATCGCGGGTCTGTGGCTGGGCACCGACCACGCCGCCGCATGGCGCAACCAGAACCTGCTGCTGGCCTCGCCGCTGTGGTGGCTGAGCCTGCCGGGCTGGTGGCTGCTGGCCACGCGGGACCACCTCGCCGGTGGCATTGCCCGCCTGGCCCTGCTCAGCGCATGGATCGCGCTGGCCGGCATCGCGCTCGGCGCCTTTCTCAAGGTCTTCCGCAGCTTCGATCAGGGCAATATCGAGTGGCTGCTGCTGCTCGGTCCGACGGTGCTGGCCATGCGCCATGTGTTGGCCCGGCGCTGCCAGGGGCGCGTCCCCGCGCGTTGA
- a CDS encoding GNAT family N-acetyltransferase produces the protein MTAQDAVQLRSATLSDCEALARLLGGMGYPVDPAALEERLRPLLADSANHLVLVATVNYVVAGVIVGMLTPMLQHERPLGRITALAVDEDQRGLGIGKRLVAGAERWFASRGVTRLELTSAEQRSDTHRFLRAVGFREKRLRMVKDRH, from the coding sequence ATGACTGCGCAAGATGCTGTGCAACTGCGCAGCGCCACCTTGAGCGACTGCGAAGCGCTGGCGCGGCTGCTGGGTGGCATGGGCTATCCGGTGGACCCGGCGGCGCTGGAAGAGCGCCTGCGGCCACTGCTGGCGGACAGCGCGAATCACCTGGTGCTGGTGGCCACCGTGAACTACGTGGTCGCCGGCGTCATCGTCGGCATGCTGACACCGATGCTCCAGCACGAGCGGCCGCTCGGCCGGATCACCGCGCTGGCGGTCGACGAGGACCAGCGCGGGCTGGGCATCGGCAAGCGGCTGGTTGCCGGGGCGGAACGCTGGTTCGCCAGCCGCGGTGTGACCCGGCTGGAGCTGACCAGCGCCGAACAGCGCAGCGACACGCATCGCTTCCTGCGCGCAGTCGGTTTCCGCGAGAAACGCCTGCGCATGGTCAAGGACCGCCATTGA
- a CDS encoding magnesium and cobalt transport protein CorA, with product MAVPVSADARPLSTATSGPSSPGSPVVNCVAYANTGKRLYDTTLDQISDVLAEPDTFMWLGLHEPDESLLLKIQEEFGLHDLAIEDAQHAHQRPKIEVYDDTLFIVVHTSQFVDGKVQFGETHIFVGKRFLITVRHGASLSYARARASCEQTPEMLGFGPSFGLYAVLKRELVTLRLAVTPMHDILNQLQRFFPGLIHEEVRVYFRDVFDHAVRMSEATSTLGEMISAALQVNLAMVSVGQNEVTKRLAGWAAILAIPTTVGAIYGMNFENMPELSWAYGYHAAVSTPVAMCLALYLRLKKTGWL from the coding sequence ATGGCTGTGCCCGTTTCCGCCGATGCGCGTCCGCTGTCGACTGCGACCTCGGGGCCGTCTTCGCCCGGTAGTCCGGTCGTCAACTGCGTGGCCTATGCCAATACCGGCAAGCGCCTGTACGACACGACGCTGGACCAGATCAGCGATGTGCTGGCCGAGCCGGATACTTTCATGTGGCTGGGCCTGCATGAACCGGACGAATCGCTGCTGCTGAAGATCCAGGAAGAGTTCGGCCTGCACGACCTGGCCATCGAGGACGCGCAGCACGCGCACCAGCGGCCGAAGATCGAGGTCTATGACGACACCCTGTTCATCGTGGTGCACACCTCGCAGTTCGTCGATGGCAAGGTGCAGTTCGGCGAGACCCACATCTTCGTCGGCAAGCGCTTCCTGATCACGGTGCGCCACGGCGCCTCGTTGAGTTATGCCCGCGCGCGCGCCTCCTGCGAGCAGACGCCGGAGATGCTGGGCTTCGGACCCAGCTTCGGCCTGTACGCGGTGCTAAAGCGCGAACTGGTCACGTTGCGCCTGGCGGTGACGCCGATGCACGACATCCTGAACCAGTTGCAGCGCTTCTTCCCCGGCCTGATCCACGAGGAAGTGCGGGTGTATTTCCGCGACGTGTTCGACCATGCGGTGCGCATGAGCGAGGCCACCAGCACGCTCGGCGAGATGATCTCCGCGGCCTTGCAGGTCAACCTGGCGATGGTCTCGGTGGGACAGAACGAAGTGACCAAGCGGCTGGCCGGCTGGGCGGCGATCCTGGCGATCCCGACCACCGTGGGCGCGATCTACGGCATGAACTTCGAGAACATGCCCGAACTGAGCTGGGCGTACGGATATCACGCAGCCGTCAGCACCCCCGTGGCGATGTGCCTTGCGCTCTACCTGCGATTGAAGAAGACGGGCTGGCTATGA
- a CDS encoding antitoxin — MRTTLDIDDDVLLAAKDLARRQRKTAGEVLSELARLGLQGGQRGIAQSPPRYGFAPAPANGATVTNAQIDALREALGED, encoded by the coding sequence ATGCGCACCACACTCGACATCGATGACGACGTCCTGCTCGCCGCCAAGGACCTCGCGCGGCGACAGCGGAAGACAGCGGGCGAAGTGCTGAGCGAACTCGCACGCCTCGGCCTGCAGGGAGGGCAACGCGGCATTGCGCAATCGCCGCCGCGCTACGGCTTCGCGCCGGCGCCCGCAAACGGCGCCACCGTGACCAATGCGCAGATCGACGCGCTGCGCGAGGCGCTGGGCGAGGACTGA
- a CDS encoding VapC toxin family PIN domain ribonuclease: MRALLDVNVLIALLDAAHQHHRLAWDWLEGNIESGWASCPLTQNGYLRIVSQPGYPNPGTVREAISRLAAATATQYHEFWQDDLSLLDHRHFDVDRLLGPRHLTDHYLLGLAVARKGRLVSFDRGILLGAVRNARPEHLVLL, encoded by the coding sequence ATGCGCGCGCTGCTCGACGTGAATGTGCTGATCGCACTGCTCGACGCCGCGCACCAGCACCACCGGCTGGCCTGGGACTGGCTGGAAGGCAACATCGAGTCCGGGTGGGCATCCTGCCCGCTGACCCAGAACGGATATCTGCGCATCGTGTCGCAGCCCGGCTATCCCAATCCCGGGACAGTGCGCGAGGCGATATCGCGGCTAGCCGCCGCCACCGCGACCCAATACCATGAGTTCTGGCAGGACGACCTTAGTCTGCTCGACCATCGGCACTTCGATGTCGACCGGCTGCTCGGTCCGCGCCACCTGACCGATCACTACCTGCTCGGACTCGCGGTGGCGCGCAAGGGTCGGCTGGTCAGCTTCGACCGCGGCATCCTGCTGGGAGCCGTGCGCAACGCGCGGCCGGAGCACCTGGTGCTGCTGTGA
- a CDS encoding RnfABCDGE type electron transport complex subunit B has protein sequence MPLLPQTQCTRCGYTGCRPYAEAIAGGEAEINQCPPGGAATIEALARLTGRAALPLNPANGVEKPREVAYILEEHCIGCTKCLPACPVDAIVGANKRMHTVIVSECTGCELCIAPCPVDCIVMVPDTALDGAARGPIDTTEAAHFRRRFEAHEARIERRRDEQSAKIEAKRADLKQQTGASTLAEAIARAKARRLAGDPVR, from the coding sequence ATGCCCCTGCTGCCGCAGACGCAGTGCACCCGCTGCGGCTACACCGGCTGCCGCCCCTACGCCGAGGCGATCGCAGGCGGCGAGGCGGAGATCAACCAGTGCCCGCCGGGCGGTGCCGCCACCATAGAGGCGCTCGCGCGCTTGACCGGCCGCGCCGCACTGCCACTGAATCCCGCCAACGGGGTGGAGAAGCCGCGCGAGGTCGCGTACATCCTCGAGGAGCATTGCATCGGCTGCACCAAGTGCCTGCCGGCGTGTCCGGTCGATGCCATCGTCGGCGCGAACAAGCGGATGCATACGGTGATCGTTTCCGAGTGCACCGGCTGCGAGTTGTGCATCGCGCCCTGCCCGGTCGACTGCATCGTGATGGTGCCGGACACTGCGCTGGACGGCGCCGCCCGCGGACCGATCGACACCACCGAGGCGGCGCACTTCCGCCGCCGCTTCGAGGCCCACGAGGCGCGCATCGAGCGCCGTCGCGACGAGCAGTCGGCAAAGATCGAAGCCAAGCGGGCCGACCTGAAGCAACAGACCGGCGCGAGCACCCTCGCCGAGGCCATCGCCCGCGCCAAGGCGCGGCGGCTGGCGGGGGATCCGGTGCGTTAA
- a CDS encoding acyl-CoA dehydrogenase family protein has translation MGKPSTLDPSDLFDIRSLLSDEERMVQDTVARFTDEKVLPIIGECFDEHRFPSELIPEIASLGLLGSSLPEEYGCANMSGVMYGLICQELERGDSGIRSFVSVQSSLCMYPIYAFGSEEQRRKYLPSMAKGELIGCFGLTEPHGGSDPGNMKTHARRDGGDWVINGSKMWITNGGVAGIAIVWAMTDEGIQGFLIERGTPGFTTQDIKRKMSLRASVTSALFFDDVRVPDSQRLPNVRGLKGPLSCLTQARYGITWGPIGAAIACYREALEYSKTRIIFGKPIGGTQAVQLKLADMARRITLAQLLSLQLGRLKDAGTMQPTQVSLAKWNNVRMAIDIAREARDILGGAGITVEHCPIRHGLNLESVITYEGTETVHQLVVGREITGINAF, from the coding sequence ATGGGCAAGCCTTCCACTCTCGATCCTTCCGATCTGTTCGACATCCGCTCGCTGCTGAGCGACGAAGAACGCATGGTGCAGGACACGGTGGCGCGCTTCACCGACGAGAAAGTGCTGCCGATCATCGGCGAGTGCTTCGACGAGCACCGATTCCCGTCCGAGCTGATCCCGGAGATTGCCTCGCTCGGGCTGCTCGGCTCCAGCCTGCCGGAGGAATACGGCTGCGCCAACATGAGCGGCGTGATGTACGGCCTGATCTGCCAGGAACTGGAGCGCGGCGACTCGGGCATCCGCAGCTTCGTTTCGGTGCAGTCCAGCCTGTGCATGTACCCGATCTACGCCTTCGGCAGCGAAGAGCAGCGCCGCAAGTACCTGCCGAGCATGGCGAAGGGCGAGCTGATCGGCTGCTTCGGCCTGACCGAGCCGCACGGCGGTTCCGATCCCGGCAACATGAAGACCCACGCGCGCCGCGACGGCGGCGACTGGGTGATCAACGGCTCCAAGATGTGGATCACCAACGGCGGCGTCGCCGGGATCGCGATCGTCTGGGCGATGACCGACGAAGGCATCCAGGGCTTCCTGATCGAGCGCGGCACGCCGGGCTTCACCACCCAGGACATCAAGCGCAAGATGAGCCTGCGCGCCTCGGTCACCAGCGCGCTGTTCTTCGATGACGTGCGCGTCCCGGACAGCCAGCGCCTGCCGAATGTGCGCGGCCTCAAGGGCCCGCTGTCCTGCCTCACCCAGGCGCGCTACGGCATCACCTGGGGCCCGATCGGCGCGGCCATCGCCTGCTACCGTGAGGCGCTGGAATACAGCAAGACCCGCATCATCTTCGGCAAGCCGATCGGCGGCACCCAGGCGGTGCAGCTCAAGCTCGCCGACATGGCACGACGGATCACCCTCGCCCAGTTGCTGTCGCTGCAGCTCGGGCGCCTGAAGGACGCCGGCACGATGCAGCCTACTCAGGTCTCGCTGGCCAAGTGGAACAATGTGCGCATGGCCATCGACATCGCCCGCGAGGCGCGCGACATCCTTGGCGGCGCCGGCATCACGGTCGAGCACTGCCCGATCCGTCACGGGCTGAACCTGGAAAGCGTGATCACCTACGAAGGCACCGAGACCGTGCACCAGCTGGTCGTCGGCCGCGAGATCACCGGGATCAACGCCTTCTGA
- a CDS encoding CBS domain-containing protein yields MNEDSPSSSGSAHQRSWLERLGQAFSGEPRNREELIEELRHARENGLVDGDTLAMLEGALSVSDKQVADVMVPRAQMVWVPIDASLNDVLRIVTKSGHSRYPVHGEDKDEVLGLLLAKDLLRHYASGEADFELRRVLRPMTLIPETKKLNVLLKDFRLNRTHMAVVVDEYGGVAGLITIEDVLEEIVGEIDDEHDAEDKPEVHITTQPDGSWTVQALTPVEDFNAHFHVDFDTDAADTVGGLVTQAFGHLPERGEAVDLGGFRFEVAKADARRLHLLRVRPVAA; encoded by the coding sequence ATGAACGAGGATTCCCCTAGTAGCAGCGGTTCCGCGCACCAGCGCTCCTGGCTGGAGCGATTGGGTCAGGCCTTTTCGGGCGAGCCGCGGAACCGCGAAGAACTGATCGAAGAACTGCGCCACGCCCGCGAGAACGGCCTGGTCGATGGCGATACGCTGGCGATGCTTGAAGGCGCGCTCAGCGTGTCCGACAAGCAGGTTGCGGACGTCATGGTGCCGCGCGCGCAGATGGTCTGGGTGCCGATCGACGCGTCGTTGAACGACGTGCTGAGGATCGTCACCAAGTCCGGCCATTCGCGCTACCCGGTGCACGGCGAGGACAAGGACGAGGTGCTCGGCCTGCTGCTCGCCAAGGACTTGCTGCGCCACTACGCCAGCGGCGAGGCGGATTTCGAGCTGCGCCGCGTGCTGCGGCCGATGACGTTGATCCCCGAGACCAAGAAGCTCAACGTCCTGCTGAAGGACTTCCGCCTCAACCGCACCCACATGGCGGTGGTGGTGGACGAATACGGCGGGGTGGCCGGTCTGATCACCATCGAGGATGTGCTCGAGGAAATCGTCGGCGAGATCGACGACGAGCACGATGCCGAGGACAAGCCCGAGGTGCACATCACGACCCAGCCGGATGGCTCGTGGACGGTGCAGGCGCTGACCCCGGTGGAAGATTTCAACGCCCATTTCCACGTGGACTTCGACACCGATGCGGCGGATACCGTCGGCGGTCTTGTGACCCAGGCATTCGGGCACCTGCCCGAGCGCGGCGAGGCAGTGGACCTCGGCGGATTCCGTTTCGAGGTGGCCAAGGCCGACGCGCGCCGCCTGCACCTGCTGCGCGTGCGGCCGGTCGCAGCGTGA
- a CDS encoding deoxyribodipyrimidine photo-lyase: MAVALVWMRRDLRLADNPALHAALAAGYRPVPVYIHAPQEESPWEPGAATRWWLHHSLATLDAELRVLGSSLVLRQGDSAAELDRLIAESGAVAVYWNRLYDPALTQRDSAIKQSLRARGLIAESFAGHLIAEPWEIRNGSGEPYRVFTPFWRTLKACLPLPEPLPAPRELPPHGCCGCVLEQFDLLPRIEWDTGFHSAWAPGAEGAHELLDRFVDAALDNYASGRDRPDRPGTSRLSPHLHFGEISPRQVAHRLLRRASAAQRELAEPYLREIGWRDFSHHLLYAFPHTAEAPLQPTFANFPWAEPEERKLKAWQRGRTGIPIVDAGMRELWTTGWMHNRVRMIVASLLTKNLRYHWLHGARWFWDTLVDADLANNTQGWQWTAGSGADAAPYFRIFNPVAQGERFDPLGAYVRRWVPELAHLPGEQIHQPWSVGGVRGYPKPIVDLKRSREDALAAYATIRKS; the protein is encoded by the coding sequence ATGGCCGTCGCCCTGGTCTGGATGCGGCGCGACCTGCGCCTGGCCGACAACCCGGCACTGCACGCGGCGCTGGCGGCCGGATATCGGCCGGTCCCGGTTTACATCCACGCCCCGCAGGAGGAATCGCCGTGGGAGCCCGGCGCGGCGACGCGCTGGTGGCTGCATCACAGCCTGGCGACGCTCGACGCGGAATTGCGCGTGCTCGGCAGCTCGTTGGTGCTGCGCCAGGGCGACAGCGCCGCCGAACTCGACCGGCTGATCGCCGAGTCGGGCGCGGTCGCGGTCTACTGGAATCGCTTGTACGACCCCGCGCTGACGCAGCGCGACAGCGCGATCAAGCAGTCGCTGCGTGCGCGCGGGCTCATCGCCGAGAGCTTCGCCGGGCACCTGATCGCCGAGCCCTGGGAGATCCGCAATGGCAGCGGCGAGCCCTATCGCGTGTTCACCCCGTTCTGGCGCACGCTGAAGGCCTGCTTGCCGTTGCCTGAGCCACTGCCGGCGCCGCGCGAGCTGCCACCACATGGCTGCTGCGGCTGCGTGCTGGAGCAGTTCGACCTGCTCCCGCGGATCGAGTGGGACACGGGTTTTCACAGCGCCTGGGCGCCGGGCGCAGAAGGTGCGCACGAACTGCTCGACCGTTTCGTCGACGCTGCGCTCGACAACTACGCCAGCGGGCGCGATCGGCCGGACCGTCCCGGCACCTCGCGGCTGTCACCGCACCTGCATTTCGGCGAGATCAGCCCACGGCAGGTGGCGCATCGGCTGCTGCGGCGCGCCAGCGCGGCGCAGCGCGAACTCGCGGAGCCCTACCTGCGCGAAATCGGCTGGCGTGATTTCAGTCACCACCTGCTGTACGCCTTCCCGCACACCGCGGAGGCGCCATTGCAGCCAACTTTCGCGAATTTTCCGTGGGCGGAGCCGGAGGAGCGCAAACTCAAGGCCTGGCAGCGCGGCCGTACCGGCATCCCGATCGTCGATGCCGGCATGCGCGAGCTGTGGACCACCGGCTGGATGCACAACCGCGTGCGCATGATCGTCGCCTCGCTGCTGACCAAGAACCTGCGCTACCACTGGCTGCACGGCGCGCGCTGGTTCTGGGACACCCTGGTGGATGCCGACCTTGCCAACAACACCCAGGGCTGGCAATGGACCGCCGGCAGCGGCGCCGATGCTGCGCCGTACTTCCGCATCTTCAATCCGGTCGCGCAGGGCGAACGCTTCGATCCGCTGGGCGCCTACGTCAGGCGCTGGGTGCCGGAACTGGCGCACCTGCCAGGCGAGCAGATCCACCAGCCGTGGAGTGTGGGCGGCGTGCGCGGGTATCCCAAGCCCATCGTCGATCTGAAGCGCAGCCGCGAGGACGCCCTGGCCGCCTACGCCACGATCCGCAAGTCCTGA